One Maribacter cobaltidurans genomic window carries:
- a CDS encoding CPBP family intramembrane glutamic endopeptidase gives MYIEQAYKGDNAAWKVILTVLISTGIFIVNFIFFLMISPEDLEKTYELMKKLPPIVNLVSNLAPFIFLLLVLILMVVFLHKRSFISLTTARNKIDFSRVLFSTGLTILLTLVFFAVGYFINPVDIEWNFKPLKFLVLVVVSLILFPFQIGFEEYLFRGYLMQQIGILVKNKWFPLLLTSIMFGLMHSANPEVAEMGYITMVLYIGFGLLMGIMTLMDDGLELALGFHLGNNLMAALLVTSDWSAIQADSLFRNTAESATGDIVQEMLISVFVTFPLILFVLSKKYKWTNWKERLTGKVLEKEEFLAQENNL, from the coding sequence ATGTATATAGAACAGGCATATAAAGGCGATAATGCAGCTTGGAAGGTCATTTTGACAGTCCTAATCAGTACGGGGATTTTTATTGTGAATTTCATCTTTTTTTTGATGATTTCTCCCGAGGATTTAGAGAAGACCTATGAGTTGATGAAGAAATTACCTCCCATCGTAAATCTTGTTTCTAACCTTGCACCGTTTATATTTCTATTACTTGTCTTGATTTTAATGGTTGTTTTTTTGCACAAGCGAAGCTTTATTTCCTTGACGACGGCAAGAAATAAAATAGACTTTTCAAGAGTTCTTTTTTCTACAGGGTTAACAATTCTCCTCACCTTGGTTTTTTTTGCGGTAGGGTATTTTATAAACCCGGTTGATATTGAATGGAATTTTAAACCACTAAAATTTCTGGTTTTAGTTGTTGTAAGCTTAATTCTCTTCCCATTTCAAATTGGTTTCGAGGAGTATCTTTTTAGAGGTTATCTAATGCAACAGATTGGAATTTTAGTAAAAAACAAATGGTTCCCATTACTGTTAACTTCAATAATGTTTGGATTGATGCATTCTGCAAATCCAGAAGTCGCTGAAATGGGTTATATAACTATGGTTTTATACATCGGTTTTGGTTTATTAATGGGTATAATGACCTTAATGGACGATGGATTGGAATTGGCACTTGGGTTTCACCTTGGTAATAACCTAATGGCGGCTTTGTTGGTTACCTCCGATTGGTCGGCAATTCAGGCAGATTCGTTATTTAGAAATACAGCAGAGAGTGCAACAGGTGACATAGTCCAAGAAATGCTAATTTCTGTTTTTGTTACTTTCCCTCTAATTTTATTTGTGTTGTCAAAAAAATACAAATGGACGAACTGGAAAGAAAGGCTGACGGGTAAGGTATTGGAAAAGGAAGAATTTCTGGCCCAGGAAAACAATCTATAA
- a CDS encoding LytR/AlgR family response regulator transcription factor, which produces MEQPIKILIVEDNVIIADDMQSMLEEIGYEIVDNVIVYEQAVEVLKTQQVDLVLIDIILASDKTGIDLGKHIRENYDIPFIFVTSNSDRATVENAKTVKPNGYLVKPFEQQDLYTSIEIALSNFIYGKQASGNSANSSANSNEDVPMSNSILKDSIFVKKQHLYYRIQFGDIQFIKADNVYLEVNTADKKFLVRSPLKDYLEKLPQNKFYRAHKSYIVNVDHIDAINSKDIMINNTLIPISKDFKEFIISAMNS; this is translated from the coding sequence TTGGAACAACCTATTAAAATACTTATAGTAGAGGACAATGTGATCATCGCGGATGATATGCAGTCTATGTTGGAGGAGATTGGTTATGAAATTGTAGACAATGTTATCGTTTATGAACAAGCTGTTGAGGTGTTGAAAACCCAACAGGTAGACCTTGTCCTAATTGATATTATTCTTGCCTCGGACAAAACTGGTATCGATCTTGGGAAACACATCAGGGAAAATTATGATATTCCATTTATTTTTGTAACCTCGAACTCGGATCGAGCCACCGTCGAAAACGCAAAGACCGTTAAACCAAATGGTTATTTGGTAAAACCTTTTGAGCAACAGGACTTATATACATCTATAGAAATTGCTTTATCCAATTTCATATATGGAAAACAGGCTTCTGGGAATTCTGCCAATAGTTCAGCAAATTCCAATGAAGATGTACCTATGAGCAATTCTATTCTTAAGGATTCTATATTTGTCAAAAAACAGCATCTATACTATAGAATTCAATTTGGGGATATACAATTTATTAAAGCCGATAATGTTTATTTAGAGGTGAATACGGCTGACAAAAAATTCTTGGTTCGTTCTCCCTTGAAGGATTATTTGGAGAAATTACCCCAAAATAAGTTTTACAGGGCGCACAAATCATACATTGTTAATGTAGATCATATAGATGCGATTAACTCAAAGGATATTATGATCAACAATACCTTGATACCTATATCCAAGGACTTTAAAGAGTTCATCATTTCTGCTATGAATTCTTGA
- a CDS encoding o-succinylbenzoate synthase, with product MKASFKKYILNFKRPSGTSRGTLRIKETWFLILEEDGKSGIGECGLFRGLSYDDVPEYEEKCRWVEDNIHLDKSVLLQELLDFPSIQFGLEQAYLSLESENPFELFQTSFLFENKPIPINGLIWMGDTGYMKEQIQEKLEQGFSCIKMKIGAIDYREELSLLESIRKDFSCDEIELRVDANGAFSPDEALDKLNELAQFYLHSIEQPIKQGNWKAMRGLCQNTPLPIALDEELIGVNTLKEKEELLLKIEPQYIILKPSLVGGFGGSREWIDLAEKYQIGWWITSALESNIGLNAIAQWTATLNNIMPQGLGTGALFTNNFESPLEVKKGGLYYNRENIWENNLILNLCI from the coding sequence ATGAAAGCAAGTTTCAAAAAGTACATACTTAATTTCAAGCGACCCAGTGGAACTTCTCGCGGTACTTTAAGGATAAAGGAAACATGGTTCTTGATTTTGGAGGAGGATGGAAAGTCGGGAATAGGTGAATGTGGTCTTTTTAGGGGGCTAAGCTATGATGACGTTCCGGAATATGAAGAAAAGTGTAGATGGGTCGAGGATAACATTCACTTAGACAAGTCGGTACTTTTGCAAGAATTGTTGGATTTTCCCAGTATCCAGTTTGGATTGGAACAAGCTTATTTATCATTGGAAAGTGAAAATCCATTTGAACTTTTTCAAACCTCCTTTCTTTTTGAAAACAAACCAATACCTATCAACGGTCTTATTTGGATGGGAGATACCGGGTACATGAAGGAGCAAATCCAGGAAAAACTGGAACAGGGTTTTTCGTGTATCAAAATGAAGATAGGAGCAATCGATTATAGGGAAGAATTGTCTTTGTTGGAATCCATACGCAAGGACTTTTCCTGTGATGAAATAGAACTTCGAGTCGATGCCAATGGGGCATTTTCTCCTGATGAGGCGTTGGACAAGTTGAATGAACTTGCGCAGTTTTACCTTCATTCCATAGAGCAACCTATAAAGCAGGGAAATTGGAAGGCTATGAGGGGGCTTTGCCAAAATACACCCTTGCCAATTGCTTTGGACGAGGAATTGATTGGTGTAAACACGTTGAAAGAAAAGGAAGAGTTGTTGTTAAAAATAGAACCGCAGTACATTATTTTAAAGCCCAGTTTGGTAGGAGGTTTTGGGGGAAGCAGGGAATGGATAGATTTGGCCGAAAAATACCAAATTGGATGGTGGATAACCAGTGCTCTGGAAAGTAATATAGGTTTAAATGCCATTGCCCAATGGACGGCCACCTTAAACAATATAATGCCACAAGGATTGGGAACAGGAGCGTTGTTCACCAATAATTTTGAAAGTCCGTTAGAAGTAAAAAAAGGGGGGCTGTATTATAACAGGGAAAATATCTGGGAAAATAATTTAATATTGAATTTATGTATATAG
- a CDS encoding sensor histidine kinase: protein MKKSFLVLYLGVLWFLFSPSGVNAQEVPSQSENYFQKFKELSSSESRTDFFFDTSNRYNQNSAYDWLDTVNVYLNSSQKTNDSMAVADYQLIQSKIYYDLGDYEKSLAIAKDLYDDMEGYPIERKSLILNIMDDDYSKLELYDKQIETRRYKRELQLTENVSFYDIYSSLGQHRKAMEDYMTEEKKNIEDGDFYAQAVYNNNIGNYLRLDKSTPTALSYFNKANALIDVYFSDIINAKTANEINEGNHLKGVILGNIGKCYVQLKEYKKAIPYLEESISLIKKHNTGKVSTELVENTLEVAECYLQLNDYEKATDYLSNDLTPVKIKNVLKKNSLFASYYDRTGDFKSANEYLKQNNRIRDSLDENDTNIKSQQLESVLKQDLENSRKLMEVQKADLEKSRNEILEKDERINLVFISLIFTLLGFSGLVYAYLKSIKNQRLIAEQKHFIENSLIEKDSLLKEIHHRVKNNLQMVSSLLSLQTKNTKSKAAIVALEEGKSRVKAMALIHQKLYQNEDLSVIEMQGYIESLINSVQSVYKKGGHNINITIDAEGVELDIDRAIPFGLILNELVSNSFKYAFPHDEENGKIYIHLRKIQGQEGFFEYTDNGVGLPEDSDERANSSMGIRLMNRLANQLQTTLNTDRTAEGVRFWFHFK, encoded by the coding sequence ATGAAGAAAAGCTTTTTGGTACTTTATTTAGGCGTGCTTTGGTTTTTGTTTTCTCCTTCTGGGGTTAACGCACAAGAGGTGCCATCCCAAAGCGAGAATTACTTTCAGAAATTCAAGGAACTTTCCAGTTCCGAAAGCCGTACCGATTTTTTCTTTGATACCTCGAACAGATACAACCAAAACTCTGCATATGATTGGTTGGATACGGTAAACGTATACTTAAACAGTTCTCAAAAGACTAATGATAGTATGGCCGTGGCCGATTATCAACTGATCCAATCCAAAATTTATTATGACTTGGGTGATTATGAGAAGAGTTTGGCTATTGCCAAAGATTTGTATGATGATATGGAAGGTTACCCCATAGAAAGGAAATCGCTTATCCTTAATATTATGGACGATGACTATTCTAAATTGGAGTTATATGATAAGCAAATTGAAACACGGAGGTATAAAAGGGAATTGCAACTAACGGAAAATGTTTCGTTTTATGATATTTATTCTAGCCTTGGTCAGCATAGAAAAGCTATGGAAGACTATATGACCGAGGAAAAGAAAAATATTGAGGATGGTGATTTTTATGCCCAGGCAGTTTACAACAACAATATTGGGAACTATCTACGGTTGGACAAATCAACCCCAACTGCCCTAAGTTATTTTAATAAGGCAAACGCACTAATAGACGTTTATTTTAGTGATATAATAAATGCGAAAACTGCTAATGAAATTAACGAAGGCAATCATTTAAAGGGAGTAATTCTTGGAAATATTGGTAAATGTTATGTACAACTAAAGGAATATAAAAAAGCGATTCCATATTTAGAGGAAAGTATATCGTTGATTAAAAAGCACAATACGGGCAAAGTTTCCACGGAGTTGGTGGAAAACACCTTGGAAGTTGCGGAATGTTACCTTCAGCTAAACGATTACGAGAAGGCCACGGATTATTTGAGCAACGATCTTACACCTGTAAAAATTAAAAATGTCCTCAAAAAAAATAGCTTATTCGCTTCCTATTATGATCGAACCGGCGATTTTAAAAGTGCCAACGAATACCTAAAACAGAACAATAGGATCAGGGACTCCTTGGATGAAAACGATACCAATATCAAGAGCCAACAGTTGGAATCCGTACTAAAACAGGATTTGGAGAACTCTAGGAAATTGATGGAGGTGCAAAAAGCCGATTTGGAAAAATCCAGAAATGAAATTCTTGAAAAGGACGAGCGTATAAACCTGGTTTTTATTTCCTTGATTTTTACCTTGCTAGGTTTCTCCGGTTTGGTATATGCCTATTTAAAAAGTATTAAAAACCAAAGATTGATTGCAGAACAAAAACATTTTATTGAGAATTCTCTAATAGAGAAGGATTCTTTATTAAAGGAAATCCACCATAGGGTAAAGAACAATCTCCAAATGGTTTCCAGTTTGTTGAGCCTCCAGACTAAAAATACCAAAAGCAAAGCCGCCATTGTAGCTCTGGAAGAGGGTAAAAGTAGAGTTAAAGCTATGGCACTAATTCATCAAAAGTTATATCAGAACGAGGACTTATCCGTTATAGAAATGCAAGGATATATTGAGAGTTTGATCAATAGTGTGCAATCCGTTTATAAAAAAGGGGGACATAACATTAATATTACCATAGATGCCGAGGGTGTAGAGCTGGACATAGACCGGGCAATTCCGTTCGGACTTATTCTTAATGAACTAGTCTCCAATTCTTTTAAATATGCCTTTCCACATGATGAGGAAAATGGCAAGATCTATATACATCTCAGAAAAATACAAGGACAGGAAGGTTTTTTTGAATATACGGACAATGGTGTTGGACTTCCAGAAGATTCTGACGAAAGGGCCAATTCCTCCATGGGTATCCGTTTGATGAATCGACTTGCCAATCAATTGCAAACTACACTAAACACGGATAGGACGGCAGAAGGAGTCCGTTTTTGGTTTCACTTTAAGTAA
- a CDS encoding CvfB family protein, producing the protein MIEIGRKNNLKILRDTSVGLFLGDEGGNDVLLPNKYVPSTYEIGDDIEVFCYLDYDERPVATTLEPDIMLGEFRLLQVAEVNEFGAFMDWGLEKHLLVPFREQRNKMKQGQWYVVHCYLDDKTQRLVASNKLDKFLNNDHLNLTEWEEVTLVVTRQTDLGWEVIVNEKHKGLVYFNEVFKTINIGDVIPGCVKKIRKDNKIDISLQPLGSRVLEPAANKIYNVLKENGGFLPFHDKSDPEEIRDMFQMSKKTFKKGLGTLYKERKVNLEKDGISLVE; encoded by the coding sequence ATGATCGAGATTGGAAGAAAAAACAATTTAAAAATTTTAAGGGATACCAGTGTGGGGCTATTTCTTGGCGATGAGGGTGGAAATGATGTTCTTCTGCCCAATAAATATGTGCCCAGTACCTACGAGATTGGTGATGATATTGAAGTTTTTTGTTACCTGGATTATGATGAAAGACCAGTGGCTACCACCTTGGAACCGGATATCATGTTGGGGGAATTCAGATTATTACAGGTAGCTGAAGTAAATGAGTTTGGAGCTTTTATGGATTGGGGTCTTGAAAAGCACTTATTGGTACCTTTTAGGGAACAACGCAATAAAATGAAACAAGGGCAATGGTATGTTGTCCATTGTTATCTGGATGATAAGACCCAAAGGTTGGTTGCTTCCAATAAATTGGACAAGTTTTTGAACAATGACCATCTTAATCTTACCGAGTGGGAAGAAGTAACCTTGGTAGTCACCCGGCAAACAGACTTGGGATGGGAGGTTATTGTGAATGAAAAACATAAGGGATTGGTATACTTCAATGAAGTTTTTAAAACCATAAACATTGGTGATGTAATTCCAGGTTGCGTTAAGAAAATAAGGAAGGACAACAAAATAGATATATCGTTACAACCCCTTGGAAGCAGGGTTCTAGAGCCAGCTGCCAATAAGATTTATAACGTGTTAAAGGAGAATGGGGGATTTTTGCCTTTTCATGACAAGTCGGACCCCGAAGAGATTAGGGATATGTTTCAAATGAGCAAGAAGACTTTTAAAAAGGGATTGGGTACTTTGTACAAAGAAAGAAAAGTTAATTTGGAAAAGGACGGTATCAGTTTGGTGGAATAG
- a CDS encoding SDR family oxidoreductase: MKSIKDKIIWITGASSGIGEALAYQLNEIGAKLIISARRITELERVKNKCTYPENVAILSLDLGNFKDLELMPKKAQYFYGSIDILINNGGISQRSLIKDTSFEVFQEMININYLGTIQLSKSLLPYFIEKNTGHYVTITSLMGKFSSPYRSGYCGSKHALHGFFDSLRMEHESDNIDVTLVCPGFVQTNISKNALVGDGSTSGSNDNATKNGISAEDCAKKIIKAIQRKNFEVYIGGKEKYGIYLKRFFPKLLHKIVLKSKVR; this comes from the coding sequence ATGAAGAGTATAAAGGATAAGATAATTTGGATTACCGGGGCTTCTTCGGGAATTGGTGAGGCCCTTGCATATCAACTCAATGAGATAGGTGCCAAACTAATAATATCGGCCAGAAGAATAACCGAATTGGAGCGTGTAAAAAACAAATGTACGTATCCGGAAAACGTTGCTATTCTTTCTTTGGATTTGGGCAATTTTAAAGATTTGGAACTAATGCCAAAGAAGGCCCAGTACTTTTATGGAAGTATCGATATCCTCATCAATAATGGTGGTATTAGTCAGCGCTCCTTAATCAAGGATACATCATTTGAAGTATTTCAAGAAATGATAAACATCAATTACTTGGGAACCATACAATTATCCAAGTCCTTGCTTCCCTATTTTATCGAGAAAAATACAGGTCATTACGTAACCATTACCAGTCTAATGGGTAAATTTTCCTCCCCCTATCGATCTGGTTATTGTGGTTCAAAACATGCCCTGCACGGATTCTTTGATTCCTTGAGAATGGAACATGAAAGTGATAATATTGACGTTACCCTCGTCTGCCCGGGATTCGTTCAAACAAATATTTCTAAAAATGCCTTGGTGGGAGATGGAAGTACCTCCGGTTCGAACGACAATGCCACAAAAAATGGAATTTCCGCAGAAGACTGTGCCAAAAAAATAATTAAGGCGATACAGAGGAAAAACTTTGAGGTATATATTGGCGGAAAGGAAAAATATGGTATTTACCTTAAAAGATTTTTTCCCAAGCTTTTGCACAAAATTGTTCTTAAAAGCAAGGTTAGGTAG
- the menD gene encoding 2-succinyl-5-enolpyruvyl-6-hydroxy-3-cyclohexene-1-carboxylic-acid synthase gives MKYSIIPVVQSIIGHCQVNDIKNIVISPGSRNAPLTLSFTNDSFFKCFSIVDERSAAFFALGMAQNLKQPVVLVCTSGSALLNYYPAIAEAFYSEIPLIVISADRPSYKIDIGDGQTIRQENVYEKHIGYSANLRQDVVHATQRIQKYRPSWIEGKNLQDIQTDVKMFNETEIKKTLAIAFQHRLPVHINVPLEEPLYETEETQLELPEVVTVEDENPGNIPQVFLDAWNNSERKMVLVGVNPPNMFEQEILNKLGEDPSVLVFTETTSNLHHPNFFNSIDSILAPIELSKEGQELFLDLKPEILLTFGGHVVSKKIKAFLREYRPQHHWHIGMTKANDTYFCLSQHFKIPVNRFFESVYGHEQKKSSDYREKWIGIRNRYQMKRKKYLKEIPFCDFLVFDKVLKSVPENFQLHLANSSTIRYTQLFSLEQSLKVHCNRGTSGIDGSTSTAVGASVYNQSPTLLVTGDLSFFYDGNALWNDYVRNDFRIILINNGGGGIFRILPGRKDTEAYERFFETKHSLSASNLCKMFNFEYTIVKDENELQSTLMNFFEPSDFPRLLEIHTPRLINNKILTDYFHFIS, from the coding sequence ATGAAGTATTCCATAATACCCGTGGTCCAATCGATAATTGGACATTGCCAGGTCAATGACATTAAAAACATTGTCATTTCACCGGGCTCCAGAAATGCACCATTGACCCTTTCCTTTACGAACGATTCTTTTTTTAAATGTTTTAGCATCGTAGATGAGCGTTCTGCGGCATTCTTTGCTTTGGGCATGGCACAAAATTTAAAGCAGCCCGTTGTTTTGGTGTGTACCTCCGGAAGTGCCTTACTAAATTATTATCCCGCTATTGCTGAAGCTTTTTACAGTGAGATTCCCTTGATTGTGATTTCGGCGGATAGACCTTCCTACAAAATTGATATAGGCGACGGACAAACCATCCGTCAGGAAAATGTATATGAAAAGCACATTGGATATTCCGCCAATCTAAGACAGGACGTAGTTCATGCTACGCAAAGGATACAAAAATATCGGCCTTCTTGGATTGAAGGGAAAAACCTACAAGATATTCAGACCGATGTTAAAATGTTTAATGAGACCGAAATCAAAAAAACATTGGCAATAGCATTTCAGCATAGACTTCCAGTTCATATAAATGTTCCTTTGGAAGAGCCTTTGTACGAGACAGAGGAAACCCAATTGGAGCTTCCGGAGGTGGTCACTGTTGAAGACGAAAATCCGGGCAATATACCACAAGTGTTTTTGGACGCTTGGAACAATTCAGAACGTAAAATGGTTTTGGTAGGGGTGAATCCTCCCAACATGTTTGAGCAGGAAATTTTGAATAAATTAGGTGAGGATCCATCGGTGCTCGTTTTTACGGAAACCACCTCCAATCTGCATCATCCCAATTTTTTCAACAGTATAGATTCTATACTTGCACCCATTGAATTGAGTAAGGAAGGACAGGAATTGTTTTTGGATCTAAAACCTGAAATTTTGTTAACCTTTGGAGGGCATGTAGTTTCTAAAAAAATCAAGGCTTTCCTAAGAGAGTATAGGCCACAACATCATTGGCATATTGGTATGACCAAAGCCAATGACACTTATTTTTGTTTGAGTCAACATTTTAAGATACCTGTAAATAGATTTTTTGAATCGGTTTACGGGCATGAGCAAAAGAAATCTTCTGACTATCGGGAAAAATGGATAGGGATACGCAACAGATATCAAATGAAAAGAAAGAAGTATTTAAAGGAAATACCCTTTTGTGATTTTTTGGTTTTCGATAAAGTTTTAAAATCCGTTCCAGAAAACTTTCAATTACATTTGGCCAATAGTTCAACCATCAGGTATACGCAGTTATTTTCCTTAGAACAATCACTCAAGGTCCATTGTAATAGGGGAACCAGTGGAATAGATGGAAGTACCTCTACGGCCGTAGGTGCATCTGTATACAATCAATCACCCACTTTATTGGTCACTGGGGACCTCAGTTTTTTCTATGATGGAAATGCTTTATGGAATGATTATGTCCGAAATGATTTTCGAATAATACTTATAAATAACGGCGGAGGAGGTATTTTCAGAATATTGCCAGGCCGAAAGGATACGGAAGCCTACGAACGATTTTTTGAAACCAAACATTCTTTAAGCGCATCCAATTTATGTAAGATGTTCAATTTTGAATATACTATTGTAAAGGACGAGAATGAACTGCAGAGTACCTTGATGAATTTCTTTGAACCCTCTGATTTTCCTAGACTATTGGAGATACATACCCCAAGGCTTATCAACAATAAAATTTTGACAGATTATTTTCATTTCATATCTTAG
- a CDS encoding DUF2853 family protein, with protein sequence MSKRDELIEKYAADIKDKFGETADMDLLTKVTVGLGPSIYNLDASKVSGGDEKELETVKNNYLIKKLGLSDGPQLMDAIKSVMEKYGSANRNKHRAVVYYMLCKHFNKASVY encoded by the coding sequence ATGAGTAAAAGAGACGAGCTTATTGAAAAATATGCAGCAGACATCAAAGATAAATTTGGTGAAACTGCAGATATGGATTTGCTTACCAAAGTAACCGTTGGTTTGGGACCTTCAATCTATAACCTTGACGCCTCCAAAGTGTCGGGAGGTGATGAGAAAGAGCTTGAGACGGTAAAGAACAATTATTTGATAAAAAAATTAGGCCTAAGTGATGGGCCTCAATTAATGGATGCTATTAAATCCGTAATGGAAAAGTATGGCTCTGCTAATAGAAACAAGCATAGGGCTGTTGTGTATTATATGCTCTGTAAGCATTTCAACAAAGCTTCCGTTTATTAA
- a CDS encoding SPOR domain-containing protein — protein sequence MPFIEESDLLELHKDIDKAQIINERLLDQIKFKNKELKRSKIQRNIFAGITTFFLIGGLALTSFTAGLNTSNSLDKQNNNLLVSIDSLDAIKSRIDNLKAQNDELSLVKEFYLAKQFLEKEMIYSVQVKSFVDNNVTLASEALTNTLFVKTNPFYSYSLGTFETLEEAQSFRKQLVDIGFEDAFVASYKEGKRVQIEDPY from the coding sequence ATGCCCTTTATCGAAGAAAGTGATCTTTTAGAGTTGCATAAAGATATAGATAAGGCCCAAATAATCAATGAACGGCTTTTAGATCAAATAAAATTTAAAAATAAGGAGCTTAAAAGAAGTAAGATACAGCGGAATATTTTTGCTGGAATTACTACCTTTTTTTTGATAGGCGGTTTGGCACTTACATCTTTTACCGCTGGATTGAATACTTCCAATTCTTTGGATAAGCAAAACAACAATCTTCTAGTTTCCATTGATAGTTTGGATGCCATAAAATCCAGAATTGATAACTTGAAAGCCCAGAATGACGAATTGAGTTTGGTTAAGGAATTTTACTTGGCTAAGCAATTTCTTGAAAAGGAAATGATTTATTCAGTTCAGGTCAAGTCCTTTGTGGATAATAACGTTACCTTGGCCTCAGAGGCACTTACCAACACTTTGTTCGTAAAAACAAATCCATTTTATTCCTATTCGCTTGGCACTTTTGAGACTCTTGAAGAGGCACAATCTTTTAGAAAGCAATTGGTAGATATCGGTTTTGAGGATGCTTTTGTGGCTTCTTATAAAGAAGGTAAAAGAGTACAAATAGAAGACCCTTATTAG
- the menA gene encoding 1,4-dihydroxy-2-naphthoate octaprenyltransferase: MTKFKAWINAARLRTLPLSISGILVGSALASYYGNFDLVIFWLAIFTTIGFQVTSNFANDYGDGIKGTDNQNRIGPKRMLQSGLLSRKALKRGIVVSIIIDVLLVVSLLFFSFGRDELGWILFFLILGGLSIWAAIKYTIGKNAYGYQGLGDIFVFLFFGLVGVLGSMFLFIKTIPLSSLFPAIAIGLLSAAVLNLNNLRDHQSDKESGKNTLVVKIGFLNGKLYHLVLLAVAFLSILMFMIITANNWKEYIGLLAFIPIIFHATKVKSIKNPAMLDPELKKLALSTFLMALLFYFSYYNFS, translated from the coding sequence GTGACCAAATTTAAGGCGTGGATAAATGCCGCAAGGCTAAGAACCCTTCCTCTTTCCATATCCGGTATACTTGTTGGATCTGCATTGGCAAGTTACTATGGTAATTTTGATTTGGTCATCTTTTGGTTGGCCATTTTCACGACTATAGGATTTCAAGTCACTTCAAATTTTGCCAATGATTATGGAGATGGTATTAAGGGTACTGACAATCAAAATAGGATAGGTCCCAAAAGAATGTTACAAAGTGGTCTTTTATCCAGAAAGGCCCTCAAAAGGGGTATAGTTGTTTCCATTATAATAGATGTTTTACTGGTCGTTTCACTCTTATTTTTTTCCTTTGGTAGGGACGAATTAGGTTGGATACTCTTTTTTTTGATTTTGGGTGGGCTAAGTATTTGGGCCGCTATAAAATATACCATTGGGAAAAATGCTTATGGTTATCAAGGTCTGGGTGATATTTTTGTTTTCTTATTTTTTGGCTTGGTGGGCGTATTGGGAAGTATGTTTCTATTTATAAAGACTATTCCTTTAAGTTCGTTATTTCCTGCTATTGCTATTGGACTATTAAGTGCAGCTGTACTCAATCTGAATAACTTGCGGGACCATCAATCAGATAAGGAGTCCGGAAAAAATACCCTTGTGGTTAAAATAGGTTTTTTAAACGGAAAATTATATCATCTTGTATTATTGGCCGTGGCCTTCTTATCAATTTTGATGTTTATGATAATCACTGCTAATAATTGGAAGGAGTACATTGGATTACTCGCATTTATTCCAATTATTTTCCATGCAACAAAAGTTAAAAGCATTAAAAATCCGGCTATGCTGGATCCAGAACTCAAAAAATTGGCATTAAGTACTTTTTTAATGGCGTTGCTGTTTTATTTTAGTTATTACAATTTTTCGTAG